The following nucleotide sequence is from Mycobacterium sp. ELW1.
CGAGAACTAGGCGCGGCCTGCCGCATCCATCGGCTTGACCGCCCCTCTCCACATCGACACTCATCTCAGTCCGGCCAGGAGGTTCACCCATGCCCGCCACCGCGCTCGTTCTCTACCTGGTCTTTGCCGTCTTAGGGTTCGGCTGGCGCAGCTGGACCCAGCACCGCCGCACCGGCTCGACCGGGTTTCGCGGCATCCACGGCCGGCCTGGCTCGCTGGAATGGTTCGCCGGCGCCGGATTCATCGCTGCCATCCTCGCCGGGGCGGCCGCACCGCTGCTGCAACTGCTCGGCATCCTCACCCCGATCGCGCTCCTGCAGGCGCCGTGGATTCAGGTGGGCGGGACGGTGCTGGCGGTGGCGGGTATCGCGGCCACCCTCTACGCCCAGCGCGACATGGGCGAGTCCTGGCGGATTGGCGTCGACCCCAGTGAGACCACCACATTGGTGCTCCGTGGTGTGTTCGGGCTGGTGCGCAACCCCATCTTCACCGCGATGCTGATCTTCGCCGCCGGCATCACCCTGATGACCCCCAACCCGCTCGCCCTGGTCGCGTTCGTCGTGCTGCTGGCCACCATCGAGCTGCAGGTCCGCGTCGTCGAAGAGCCCTATCTCAACGCTATCCACGGCCAGGCCTACCGGGACTACTGTGAGACGGTCGGCCGGTTTGTTCCCCACATCGGACGCACCCGAATCGTCTGACTGGCCGACTCGAATCGAGGTGAACCATGGCCACCGGTGATCGCACCGCCCGATGGAACCGATACTGGGACAAGAAATCCCGTACCTACGACCGCGAAATCGGATTCTTTGACCGCCACCTGTTCGGCGACTCCCGCCAATGGGTCTGCAGCCAAGCGGCCGGCACCACCCTGGAAGTCGCCGTCGGCACCGGCCTCAACCTCGAGTTCTACCCCGACACCGTCACGCTGACCGGGATCGACTGGAGCGAACAGATGCTCGACCTGGCTCGTCAACGTGCCGCCGACCTCGGCCACCCCGCCACGCTGCAACAAGCCGACGCCCACCACCTACCGTTCGACGACGCCACCTTCGACACCGTCGTCTGCACCTTCGGGCTCTGCGCCATCCCCGACCACACCAAAGCCCTCAACGAAATGACCCGCGTCCTGCGCCCCGGCGGACAACTCATCCTGGTCGATCACATCCGCAGCAGCGTCGCCCCCGCCCGAGCCGTGCAACGCTTCCTCGAACTGTTCACCGTTCCCCTCGGCGGCGAACACTTCCTGCGCCGCCCCCTCAACCACATCCGCAACGACCCCAACCTCGACATCGAACGCGTCGAACGCTTCAAACTCGGCCTCGTCGAACGCCTCACCGCCCGCAAACCCACGTAACCCGAGGCGAACTCACCGACCATCCAGCTAGAGCTGTCCCACATCAACAGCTCAGCCGCGCCCTCGAAGGCTCCAAAGACTCCGACTGATGACCGGCCCCGGTGAACGGATTGACTAGTGCAGATAAGTGCGGCCGTAGCGGTCGCGCGCATCCTGGCTGGCATCAGCGATTAAGGAGACCCGTTGGTTCAGCAGTGTGGAGGCAGCGAACTCCGACGCTTGCTTGCCCCAGCACGCCTCGGTGTAGCCCGGGCGTTTCGTCTCCGGGGTGAAGATGCCCAGGATGCGCACCCGCAGCCGGCCCCGGACATCATCGACGACGTCGACGGTGTCACCGTCAACGACACGCAGCACCGTCACGGTGGCAGGTGCTGCCTCCACTGGCGCAGCGCACGCCGACACCGGCGTCGCCGCCACCGCCGCGAGCAACAGCGCCGTCGCCAAAAGTGTTCTCATCTCTTCATTTTCAGTGCTCCCGACGGGGACGGCCTGCACATTTTTCGCGCTGCCGGGTCACTGGCCGACAAGATCTCTGATCAGCGCCTCCACACGCTCGGCGCTGCCGGGGTCGAGCAGCTGGCCCGCCTCCACCGACTCCACCAGCTGAGCTGACAGCCCACCCACCGCGGCCGCCTCACCGGCGCTCAGATTCGCCCGCCGCCGCGCCGCGTACAGCCGTTGGCCCAGCGAGGCACCCGGATGCGCCGCGGCCTTGAGCATCAATTCGTCGTAGCGGCCTCGGATCAACCCCAGCGACTTAACCACCTCGGCAGGTGAGCCCTGACTGTGACGCATCGCCCGGGCGGCCAGGGCCTCCAACTTGCGCAGGTCGGCCAGGATCGTCGAGGCGCGCTCAACGAAGTCCGGCGACGCTGACGGGGGCAGATCGTCGATCGCGGTGTCGAAACGGGTGAGGGTCAGCTTGAGCGCATCGGCCACGAGCACCGAGCTTTCGGAACTGTCAGCAGAGTCCGTGACCACTTCATCGGCCGGCGCGCCTGCCCGAATGCGCGCTATCGTTCCCGCCGGCCACTGCAAAAGTTCCTCAAGAGTATGCCTTGTGCGCTCCCGGGGCCACGACCGGCCTTTCTCGAAATGGATCAGCGCCGGGGCGGTGATAATTTTCCGGCGCGCCAGTTCACGCTGCGAGATGCCCAATTCGCGACGGCGAGCTGCGACAGCGGCACCCGCGCGGGCAATGCCGTCGTCTGCTGCGCCGTCCTCCACCGCGCCAGTGTAACCAGCGGTTATCACGGTTTCGGAACATCGCAAGGCACATCCTGCCTCAAATCCAGTGAAGTACGCGCTAACGATAGGGCGGGGGTCCGCCGTTGGGAGGGCGCGAAACTTCACCATTGACATTTAGCGTTAGATTGCGCGGCGCTAAATTTAGGTGCTAAAGTTCAGGTCATTCGATTAGCTGAGTGGGAGGAGCGACGGTGACCGTGACACTCGAACGACCAACGGTGCGCAGCAGCACCCAGCCATGCATTTCCGACCCCGACCGTTGGGCCGCCGGAGGCAAGGACCCGGAGTTGAAGGTCCTATGTCGTGGCTGCCCGCGGCGCTGGCAGTGCGCCAAGGACGCGCTCGACACACCCGGCGCAGCGGGCATGTGGTCGGGGGTCAACATTCCCAAAGAGGGCCGG
It contains:
- a CDS encoding WhiB family transcriptional regulator, which translates into the protein MTVTLERPTVRSSTQPCISDPDRWAAGGKDPELKVLCRGCPRRWQCAKDALDTPGAAGMWSGVNIPKEGRGRKFALRQLRSLAAHGGFNVADSPDAAD
- a CDS encoding helix-turn-helix transcriptional regulator, which encodes MEDGAADDGIARAGAAVAARRRELGISQRELARRKIITAPALIHFEKGRSWPRERTRHTLEELLQWPAGTIARIRAGAPADEVVTDSADSSESSVLVADALKLTLTRFDTAIDDLPPSASPDFVERASTILADLRKLEALAARAMRHSQGSPAEVVKSLGLIRGRYDELMLKAAAHPGASLGQRLYAARRRANLSAGEAAAVGGLSAQLVESVEAGQLLDPGSAERVEALIRDLVGQ
- a CDS encoding isoprenylcysteine carboxylmethyltransferase family protein, producing the protein MPATALVLYLVFAVLGFGWRSWTQHRRTGSTGFRGIHGRPGSLEWFAGAGFIAAILAGAAAPLLQLLGILTPIALLQAPWIQVGGTVLAVAGIAATLYAQRDMGESWRIGVDPSETTTLVLRGVFGLVRNPIFTAMLIFAAGITLMTPNPLALVAFVVLLATIELQVRVVEEPYLNAIHGQAYRDYCETVGRFVPHIGRTRIV
- a CDS encoding class I SAM-dependent methyltransferase → MATGDRTARWNRYWDKKSRTYDREIGFFDRHLFGDSRQWVCSQAAGTTLEVAVGTGLNLEFYPDTVTLTGIDWSEQMLDLARQRAADLGHPATLQQADAHHLPFDDATFDTVVCTFGLCAIPDHTKALNEMTRVLRPGGQLILVDHIRSSVAPARAVQRFLELFTVPLGGEHFLRRPLNHIRNDPNLDIERVERFKLGLVERLTARKPT
- a CDS encoding thermonuclease family protein, which gives rise to MRTLLATALLLAAVAATPVSACAAPVEAAPATVTVLRVVDGDTVDVVDDVRGRLRVRILGIFTPETKRPGYTEACWGKQASEFAASTLLNQRVSLIADASQDARDRYGRTYLH